A region of Malaciobacter marinus DNA encodes the following proteins:
- a CDS encoding putative quinol monooxygenase — translation MIIAIVKAKIKKDKHEELRKIADILQYEYAVNEKGCEQYESFIDGDVFLTIERWSSQELLDLHLEAEHVKTYVPKLRDCVENETFDVQFIKSDDVSFVKI, via the coding sequence ATGATTATAGCTATAGTAAAAGCAAAAATAAAAAAAGATAAACATGAAGAATTAAGAAAGATAGCTGATATTTTACAATATGAATATGCAGTAAATGAAAAAGGTTGTGAACAATATGAATCATTTATTGATGGTGATGTATTTTTAACTATTGAGAGATGGAGTTCACAAGAGCTACTTGATTTACACCTTGAAGCAGAACATGTTAAAACATATGTTCCAAAATTAAGAGATTGTGTTGAAAATGAAACATTTGACGTTCAATTTATAAAAAGTGATGATGTGTCTTTTGTAAAGATTTAA
- a CDS encoding SIMPL domain-containing protein: MEQNSKTNFFILGVFIFLGLSTLGYFFKNAVVEYKQYDRTVKVKGLSQKEYKADIVIWPISYTQVSNNLEELYKTVEQNNKKIDDFLSSNDIEKSEISFSAPIITDKVAQQYGSEKINYRYNAKQTITVYSKNIDKVRDVKKSLSKLGKQGIVFSGENYNNKTEYIFTRLNEVKPKMIEEATKKAREVAQKFAIDSKSKLGKIKKASQGQFSISQRDKNNPQIKKIRVVSTVEYYLTD, from the coding sequence ATGGAACAAAATAGTAAAACAAACTTTTTTATTTTGGGGGTATTTATATTTTTGGGTTTAAGTACTTTAGGATATTTTTTTAAAAATGCTGTTGTTGAGTATAAGCAGTATGATAGAACAGTAAAGGTAAAGGGCTTATCTCAAAAAGAGTATAAAGCAGATATTGTTATTTGGCCAATCTCTTATACACAAGTTAGTAACAATCTTGAAGAGTTATATAAAACAGTAGAACAGAACAATAAAAAAATAGATGATTTTTTGAGTTCAAATGATATAGAAAAAAGTGAAATAAGTTTTTCTGCTCCTATAATTACAGATAAAGTTGCACAACAGTATGGAAGTGAGAAGATAAACTATAGATATAATGCAAAACAAACAATAACTGTATATTCAAAAAATATTGATAAAGTAAGAGATGTAAAAAAATCTTTATCAAAACTTGGAAAACAAGGTATTGTTTTTTCAGGAGAAAATTATAACAATAAAACAGAGTATATTTTTACAAGATTAAATGAAGTAAAACCTAAAATGATAGAAGAAGCGACAAAAAAAGCAAGAGAAGTAGCACAAAAATTTGCAATAGATTCAAAAAGTAAATTAGGTAAGATAAAAAAAGCTTCACAAGGTCAATTTTCAATCTCACAAAGAGATAAAAACAACCCTCAAATAAAAAAAATAAGAGTTGTTTCAACAGTTGAGTATTATTTAACTGATTGA
- a CDS encoding N(5)-(carboxyethyl)ornithine synthase translates to MNKLKIGVIGTSKKVDEKRLPIHPEHLIRIPKNLREQLIFEKGYGEPFGFSDEKIIALSGGVDTRHNLLSKIGTVIINKPILEDLKELKIGGTLWGYVHCVQQEDITQIAIERKLTLIAFEDMFIWSPTGQIGRHTFYKNNEMAGYCAVLHALQLKGIDGHYGNQRKTIIFGFGAVSRGAIYALKAHGFRDITICVQRPDNEVREEILDCHYVRIQEGNTDDSRMEVVEHDGLVTPLEELISQADIIVNGIFQDTTNPTNFLIEKESQSLKPNSLIIDISCDEKMGFFFAKPTTFKNPMFKYDTTDYYAVDHTPSYLWESATRSISAALIVYLPIFLTGKENWHKSQTIQKAINIDSGTILNKLVLSFQNREKIYPHKSIS, encoded by the coding sequence ATGAATAAATTGAAAATAGGAGTCATTGGAACTTCTAAAAAAGTAGATGAAAAAAGACTTCCAATTCACCCTGAACACTTAATTCGTATTCCAAAAAATTTAAGAGAACAATTAATATTTGAAAAAGGCTATGGTGAACCTTTTGGTTTTTCAGATGAAAAAATTATAGCTTTAAGTGGTGGTGTTGATACAAGACATAATTTATTATCAAAAATAGGAACAGTAATAATAAATAAACCTATTCTTGAAGATTTAAAAGAGCTAAAAATTGGTGGAACACTTTGGGGATATGTACATTGTGTACAACAAGAAGATATAACACAAATTGCAATAGAAAGAAAACTAACACTTATAGCCTTTGAAGATATGTTTATTTGGTCGCCCACAGGTCAAATAGGAAGACACACCTTTTATAAAAATAATGAAATGGCAGGATATTGTGCTGTTTTACATGCTTTACAACTAAAAGGAATAGATGGACATTATGGGAATCAAAGAAAAACTATAATCTTTGGATTTGGTGCAGTTAGTCGTGGGGCAATATATGCTTTAAAAGCACATGGTTTTAGAGATATTACTATTTGCGTTCAACGACCTGACAATGAAGTCAGAGAAGAGATTTTAGATTGTCATTATGTAAGAATACAAGAAGGAAATACAGATGATTCTCGAATGGAAGTTGTAGAACATGATGGCCTTGTAACACCACTTGAAGAACTAATTAGTCAAGCTGATATTATAGTTAATGGAATTTTTCAAGACACTACAAATCCCACTAATTTTCTAATTGAAAAAGAGAGTCAATCTTTAAAGCCAAATAGTCTAATTATAGATATTAGTTGTGATGAAAAAATGGGCTTTTTCTTTGCAAAACCCACCACTTTTAAAAACCCAATGTTTAAATATGATACAACAGACTACTATGCAGTAGATCACACGCCTAGTTACTTGTGGGAAAGTGCTACGCGTTCTATTTCCGCTGCTTTAATTGTATATTTACCAATATTCTTAACAGGCAAAGAAAATTGGCATAAATCTCAAACTATTCAAAAAGCTATCAATATAGATTCTGGAACAATTCTTAATAAATTAGTTTTATCATTTCAAAATAGAGAGAAAATATACCCTCATAAATCAATCAGTTAA
- a CDS encoding GNAT family N-acetyltransferase has protein sequence MQIIKYNKNYSKQIPELFTNSIHKTCNKDYTKEQLNAWAKLDIDYEAWEKRLDKTKPYLAIDDKKLVGFAEFYEDYIDCFYIHHEYQGKGLGKAFLLYILKKARQNEIKKLRVDASITAKPFFEKYGFKVVKRNIIKRDNQLLINYLMTFN, from the coding sequence ATGCAAATAATAAAATACAATAAAAACTATTCAAAGCAAATACCTGAACTATTTACAAACAGCATTCACAAAACATGCAATAAAGACTATACAAAAGAGCAGTTAAATGCTTGGGCAAAGTTAGATATTGATTATGAGGCTTGGGAAAAAAGATTAGATAAAACAAAACCATATTTAGCTATAGATGATAAAAAGTTAGTTGGTTTTGCAGAGTTTTATGAAGATTATATTGATTGCTTTTATATACATCATGAGTATCAAGGAAAAGGGCTTGGAAAAGCATTTCTACTTTATATTTTAAAAAAAGCAAGACAAAATGAGATTAAAAAATTAAGAGTTGATGCAAGTATTACTGCAAAACCTTTTTTTGAAAAGTATGGGTTTAAAGTAGTAAAGAGAAATATTATAAAAAGAGATAATCAATTACTTATTAATTATTTAATGACTTTTAATTAG
- a CDS encoding YnfA family protein, translating to MIKEFSIYFLAAFFEILGCYSFWMVFKLQKSSFWLFVGTISLILFAFLLTKVDLEFAGRAYAVYGGVYIISSLAWLFFVEKQSFSKYDIIGSLIIFVGISIILFGNQRLLNN from the coding sequence TTGATAAAAGAGTTTAGTATATATTTTTTAGCAGCATTTTTTGAGATACTTGGTTGTTATAGTTTTTGGATGGTATTTAAACTTCAAAAATCATCTTTTTGGCTTTTTGTTGGAACTATTTCACTTATACTATTTGCATTTTTACTTACGAAAGTAGACTTAGAGTTTGCTGGACGAGCTTATGCTGTTTATGGTGGTGTTTATATTATATCTTCTTTGGCTTGGCTTTTTTTTGTAGAGAAACAAAGCTTTTCAAAATATGATATTATTGGTTCACTTATCATCTTTGTAGGAATTAGTATAATTTTATTTGGAAACCAAAGGCTTTTAAATAATTAA